One region of Rattus norvegicus strain BN/NHsdMcwi chromosome 13, GRCr8, whole genome shotgun sequence genomic DNA includes:
- the Ier5 gene encoding immediate early response gene 5 protein → MEFKLEAHRIVSISLGKIYNSRVQRGGIKLHKNLLVSLVLRSARQVYLSDPCPGLYLAGPAGTPAVPPPQQPGEPVAGPPSGWGEPPPPVARAAWPEPEPQPQPQPQRPSVCHTPGAGSPEPVAAVSGAEDALRGGEEDSAAAAWGRVERPRVAPSGGSSDACSEGPRALRRPCGCPSAVEERSSENGSPAPAAPCPRKRGAAGVGGGRAGCSAPGSTPLKKPRRNSEEQPVTDEEDTDEEMETGNVANLISIFGSSFSGLLRKSPAAGREEEEAEEGGPEASEPGQICCDKPVLRDMSPWSTAIVAF, encoded by the coding sequence atggAGTTCAAGCTGGAGGCTCACCGTATCGTCAGCATCTCCCTGGGCAAGATCTACAACTCGCGGGTCCAGCGCGGCGGCATCAAGCTGCACAAGAACCTCTTGGTGTCGTTAGTGCTGCGCAGCGCCCGCCAAGTCTACTTGAGTGACCCCTGCCCTGGCCTCTACCTGGCCGGCCCTGCGGGGACCCCGGCGGTACCGCCGCCACAGCAGCCCGGAGAGCCGGTAGCGGGGCCACCATCTGGCTGGGGAGAGCCGCCCCCACCGGTCGCCCGCGCCGCCTGGCCGGAGCCCGAGCcgcagcctcagcctcagcctcagcgtCCCTCGGTGTGCCACACGCCGGGAGCGGGAAGCCCAGAACCGGTGGCCGCGGTGTCCGGAGCGGAGGACGCTCTACGGGGCGGAGAGGAGGACTCGGCGGCAGCTGCTTGGGGCCGCGTGGAACGTCCGCGCGTGGCGCCTTCTGGAGGCAGCTCGGACGCGTGCTCCGAGGGGCCCCGGGCACTGCGCCGCCCGTGTGGCTGTCCGTCGGCCGTGGAGGAGCGGTCCTCAGAGAACGGGTCCCCGGCGCCAGCCGCCCCGTGTCCCAGGAAGCGTGGCGCAGCGGGAGTGGGTGGCGGCCGCGCGGGCTGCTCCGCGCCCGGCTCTACCCCTCTCAAGAAGCCGCGCCGGAACTCCGAGGAGCAGCCGGTCACCGACGAGGAGGACACCGACGAGGAGATGGAAACCGGGAACGTGGCAAACCTCATCAGCATCTTCGGGTCTAGCTTCTCGGGACTCTTACGGAAAAGCCCTGCGGCCGGgcgggaggaagaggaggcggaggagggCGGCCCGGAAGCCTCCGAGCCCGGGCAGATCTGCTGCGACAAGCCGGTTCTGAGAGACATGAGCCCCTGGAGCACAGCCATCGTGGCCTTCTGA